The following proteins come from a genomic window of Nostoc sp. TCL26-01:
- the nagZ gene encoding beta-N-acetylhexosaminidase, with the protein MSASQEFNNFGNHLILGISGTSLSDEDKRALNELKPIGVIFFAKNFLDGFPYEHWLETFQQLNRQIREYTEREAMFFTLDHEGGRVVRTPLPITRFPHGLLLRSHSREVAKATGIELKSLGINVSWSPVADIYSNPQNPVIGTRAFGSTPNTAAKVAREYYLGLQEVGIIGCAKHFPGHGDTSKDSHVELPILNLTPEELRNRELIPFQVLIKEQISLIMTAHILFPKIDPDLPATLSRPILKSILREELGFQGVVVSDDLDMKAVSDMFTQNGTVARAVNAGCDLFIVSRNIHSSSMERTYKIAEDFAESLSKGELAEEVVTTAKTRIETLLAMTPQYAVQALDKDILLRHAELAIACAC; encoded by the coding sequence ATGTCAGCATCACAGGAGTTCAATAACTTTGGTAATCACTTGATTCTGGGGATCTCCGGTACTAGTTTAAGTGATGAAGATAAACGCGCCCTCAATGAATTAAAACCAATAGGTGTAATATTTTTTGCTAAAAACTTTCTAGATGGTTTTCCTTATGAACATTGGCTAGAAACATTTCAGCAATTGAATAGACAGATACGAGAATATACTGAACGTGAAGCTATGTTTTTCACGTTAGACCACGAGGGCGGGCGTGTTGTTCGGACACCATTACCAATTACTCGATTTCCTCATGGATTATTGTTGCGATCGCACTCACGTGAAGTAGCGAAAGCTACAGGAATTGAGTTAAAGTCTCTGGGAATTAATGTATCTTGGTCACCTGTCGCTGATATTTATTCTAATCCTCAAAATCCGGTTATTGGTACTCGTGCCTTTGGTAGTACGCCGAATACTGCGGCAAAAGTGGCACGGGAATACTATTTAGGATTGCAAGAAGTGGGGATTATTGGCTGCGCCAAGCACTTCCCCGGACATGGGGATACGAGTAAAGACTCCCACGTGGAATTACCTATACTCAACCTAACTCCGGAAGAATTGCGAAATCGAGAACTGATACCTTTCCAAGTTTTGATTAAGGAACAAATTTCCTTAATTATGACAGCTCACATTTTATTCCCGAAAATTGACCCAGATTTGCCAGCTACCCTTTCTCGTCCTATTCTTAAAAGCATACTCAGAGAAGAACTGGGTTTTCAGGGTGTGGTTGTGTCTGATGATTTGGATATGAAAGCTGTTTCTGATATGTTTACTCAGAATGGTACAGTAGCACGAGCAGTAAATGCTGGCTGTGACTTATTCATTGTCTCGCGCAACATCCACTCATCATCTATGGAACGTACTTATAAAATTGCTGAAGATTTTGCTGAGTCTTTGAGTAAAGGCGAACTAGCTGAAGAAGTTGTAACAACAGCAAAAACTAGAATTGAGACGTTGTTGGCAATGACACCACAATATGCTGTACAAGCGTTAGATAAAGATATTTTATTACGTCATGCAGAATTGGCGATCGCTTGTGCTTGTTGA
- a CDS encoding SDR family oxidoreductase, protein MDVQGKVALITGASRGIGRAIAVELAQQGIQRLILVARDRQKLAEVAQEIEIMGVEATTLAIDLTRATEVNIAIAQLWRTYGPIHLLVNCAGVAYQNSFLRSKLPQVQEELSVNLLGMYTLTSLIARRMASQRQGTIVNVSSLMGKVAAPTMATYSATKFAILGFTQALRQELAEYNIQVKALLPSLTDTDMVRDLKLFRWVTPMTPQQVAKALIAGLETDSAEILVGWQSHVAIWCQRLAPWLLEFILKIAAPPTTKKPQFAENVSIWTKIHRFSDSLLLGNRFPFVFARKS, encoded by the coding sequence ATGGATGTTCAAGGCAAAGTAGCCCTGATCACTGGGGCTTCACGTGGCATTGGGCGAGCGATCGCTGTAGAATTAGCCCAACAGGGCATACAAAGATTAATTTTAGTGGCACGCGATCGCCAAAAGTTAGCGGAAGTTGCCCAAGAAATTGAGATAATGGGTGTTGAAGCGACAACGTTAGCAATTGATTTGACACGAGCGACGGAGGTTAATATTGCGATCGCTCAACTATGGCGCACTTACGGCCCCATTCACCTATTGGTAAACTGTGCAGGGGTAGCTTATCAAAACTCATTTTTGCGCTCAAAACTTCCCCAAGTGCAAGAGGAATTGTCTGTCAATTTATTGGGAATGTACACCCTCACCAGCCTTATCGCCAGACGGATGGCGAGTCAAAGACAAGGGACAATTGTCAATGTGTCTAGCTTAATGGGGAAAGTCGCTGCACCGACAATGGCGACTTATTCTGCAACGAAGTTTGCCATTTTGGGGTTTACTCAAGCCTTGCGACAAGAATTAGCTGAGTATAATATTCAGGTAAAAGCTTTGTTACCATCTCTCACCGACACAGATATGGTGCGTGACTTAAAACTATTTCGCTGGGTAACACCGATGACTCCCCAACAAGTAGCCAAAGCACTGATTGCTGGACTAGAAACAGATTCAGCAGAAATCCTGGTAGGATGGCAAAGTCATGTCGCTATTTGGTGTCAACGCCTAGCACCGTGGTTACTGGAATTTATTTTAAAAATTGCCGCACCACCAACCACCAAAAAGCCACAATTTGCTGAAAATGTGAGTATTTGGACAAAAATTCACCGTTTTAGCGATTCATTACTGTTAGGAAATCGTTTCCCCTTTGTGTTTGCACGCAAATCTTGA
- a CDS encoding alpha/beta hydrolase gives MKKIGKYLSFGLVSTLLTATPGLSAERISFFYPPFGDFSLPVKSLETFAKEGKIDSDLKFYAQRATPEQLAQLREVLQQRFNVTPTLVSQVTYSPIGEQVLQRLGQLVLTDSRKNGFYALRAALILSAADSEGLSVINLLRRFPSNDVRINFSEGVRIVDQLSQLLKTRDKVVAFLQRESFARAIATPVDFTKLPDLRSPGKFRWQVVSLQLNDATRRGLTPTEGNRNLPVDIYLPKTTTTSEKKPPFPLIIISHGIASDRYSFIYLAEHLASYGFAVAVLEHPGSNAQRFQQYFTGLAGPPEPREFIDRPLDIKFLLNELQRLDKSDPQIEGKINFQQIGAIGQSFGGYTVLSLAGATLNFTQLRQDCNPNNSNLNFSLLLQCQAALLPPQDYSLQDERIKTVIAINPIDSSIFGETGISQIQVPVMLVAASQDIFAPPVPEQVRPFTFLPNPNKYLVLMENATHFTVIADSPLVANVLPVPTSLVGPERTAAYGYLNALSVAFLEANLLNRPEYRAYLQPAYAQYISKAPLNLNLIQSLTPEQLNQAIK, from the coding sequence ATGAAAAAGATTGGTAAATACCTAAGCTTTGGACTAGTATCTACACTTTTAACCGCGACACCTGGATTAAGTGCTGAACGGATTAGTTTTTTTTATCCTCCGTTTGGCGATTTTTCTTTACCTGTGAAATCGCTAGAAACTTTTGCTAAGGAAGGAAAGATAGATAGTGATTTAAAATTTTACGCTCAACGTGCCACTCCTGAGCAATTAGCTCAACTACGGGAAGTACTCCAGCAGCGTTTTAATGTTACACCTACCTTAGTCTCCCAAGTAACTTACTCACCAATTGGTGAACAAGTTTTACAACGATTAGGGCAATTAGTTCTAACTGATTCTCGCAAAAATGGCTTTTATGCTTTGCGTGCTGCTTTGATTTTATCAGCTGCTGACTCAGAAGGTTTATCTGTAATTAATTTGCTGCGGAGGTTTCCTAGCAATGATGTGCGGATCAATTTCTCAGAAGGGGTAAGAATAGTTGATCAATTGTCACAGTTGCTGAAAACTAGAGATAAGGTTGTCGCTTTTTTACAAAGAGAGTCCTTTGCTAGAGCGATCGCTACTCCAGTAGACTTTACCAAACTACCAGATTTAAGATCCCCTGGTAAGTTCCGTTGGCAAGTAGTGAGCTTACAGTTAAATGATGCTACTCGTAGAGGTCTAACTCCAACCGAAGGCAACCGCAATCTCCCAGTAGATATATATTTGCCAAAAACCACTACAACAAGTGAAAAAAAACCACCTTTTCCATTAATTATTATTTCTCATGGCATCGCTTCAGACCGTTACAGTTTTATTTACCTAGCTGAACATTTAGCATCCTATGGTTTTGCTGTGGCTGTATTAGAACATCCTGGTAGTAATGCTCAACGCTTTCAGCAATATTTTACTGGTTTAGCAGGGCCACCAGAACCCAGAGAATTTATCGACAGACCTTTAGATATCAAGTTTTTGCTCAATGAACTCCAACGCCTAGACAAGTCTGATCCCCAAATCGAAGGTAAAATTAATTTTCAGCAAATTGGTGCGATCGGTCAATCTTTTGGTGGTTATACTGTTTTATCTTTAGCAGGGGCAACGCTAAATTTTACGCAACTCCGTCAGGATTGTAACCCTAATAATTCCAATTTAAATTTTTCTCTGTTATTGCAATGCCAAGCTGCTTTGTTACCCCCACAAGATTATTCATTACAGGATGAGCGCATCAAGACAGTCATTGCAATTAATCCAATTGATAGTTCTATTTTTGGTGAAACTGGGATCAGTCAGATTCAAGTCCCTGTCATGTTAGTAGCAGCTAGCCAAGATATTTTTGCCCCACCAGTTCCTGAACAAGTCCGCCCTTTTACCTTCCTTCCTAATCCCAACAAGTATTTAGTATTGATGGAAAATGCCACCCATTTTACTGTTATTGCCGATTCTCCCCTGGTGGCTAATGTATTACCTGTACCGACTAGTTTGGTAGGGCCAGAACGTACAGCAGCTTATGGTTATCTCAATGCTTTAAGTGTGGCTTTTTTAGAAGCTAACCTTCTCAACCGTCCTGAATATCGTGCTTATTTACAACCAGCTTACGCCCAATATATCAGTAAAGCTCCCCTCAATCTCAATCTTATACAGTCATTGACTCCAGAACAGTTAAATCAAGCAATTAAGTGA
- a CDS encoding glycosyl hydrolase family 57 produces MLSLVDTTPPEIIDGLPNISGWEAEVLTVVNRDAPVFLPSTNLKLEDVNAAFAIALHMHQPTIPAGDSGELISNLQYMFAHPHDGDNHNAGTFAYCYSRMGDFIPELVSQGCNPRVMLDYSGNLLWGLRQMGRNDVLDNLKRITCNPTYQPYVEWLGTMWGHAVVPSTPIPDIKLHILAWQQYFAAIFGWEALARVKGFSPPEMHLPNHPDTLFAFIKALKECGYRWLLVQEHTVETIDGKSLSDKHLPHRLIARNSQGETISITALIKTQGSDTKLVGQMQPYYEAKTLSKRNLGNISIPPIVSQIGDGENGGVMMNEFPSAFKQAWWDMVNHGGKKSGTVGVCGTEYLELIAAAGCQSEDFPTCQPVGQHLIWEKVSPDNCQPEAVENAIQELKQINPNFHLDGASWTNHISWVKGYDNVLNPMYELSSLFHQKFDELLLTNSAASITKQADYRQALLHNLLLQTSCFRYWGQGAWTDYAREIYQRGKNVLA; encoded by the coding sequence ATGCTTTCCTTAGTTGATACAACTCCACCGGAAATTATTGATGGTTTACCGAATATATCTGGATGGGAAGCTGAGGTTCTTACCGTAGTTAATCGTGATGCACCAGTGTTCTTACCTTCAACGAATCTGAAGTTAGAGGATGTGAATGCAGCATTTGCGATCGCCTTACATATGCACCAACCAACTATACCAGCTGGTGATAGTGGCGAACTGATCAGTAATCTGCAATATATGTTTGCTCATCCCCACGACGGGGACAACCACAACGCCGGGACTTTTGCCTATTGCTATAGTCGCATGGGCGATTTCATTCCCGAACTGGTGAGTCAAGGTTGCAATCCCCGTGTTATGTTGGATTACTCTGGTAATCTATTGTGGGGACTCAGACAAATGGGACGCAACGATGTGTTAGATAACTTGAAGCGCATTACTTGTAACCCCACCTATCAACCCTATGTAGAATGGTTAGGGACAATGTGGGGTCATGCAGTCGTCCCTTCTACCCCCATACCAGATATTAAGTTGCATATTTTGGCATGGCAACAATATTTTGCCGCAATTTTTGGCTGGGAAGCATTAGCGCGAGTCAAAGGTTTTTCACCACCAGAAATGCACTTACCCAATCACCCTGACACACTATTTGCCTTTATCAAAGCCCTCAAAGAATGTGGTTATCGCTGGCTACTAGTGCAAGAACATACTGTCGAAACAATTGATGGTAAATCTCTGAGTGATAAACATTTACCCCATCGTTTAATAGCGCGGAATTCTCAAGGCGAAACAATTAGTATCACAGCTTTAATTAAAACCCAAGGTTCAGATACTAAATTAGTGGGACAGATGCAGCCATACTATGAAGCCAAAACATTATCAAAACGCAACTTGGGTAATATATCGATCCCACCAATAGTCAGCCAAATTGGTGATGGTGAAAACGGCGGCGTGATGATGAACGAATTTCCCAGCGCCTTTAAACAAGCTTGGTGGGATATGGTTAATCATGGTGGCAAAAAATCTGGGACTGTGGGAGTGTGTGGTACAGAATATTTAGAATTAATCGCAGCTGCTGGATGTCAATCGGAAGACTTTCCTACTTGTCAGCCAGTGGGGCAACATCTAATATGGGAGAAGGTTTCTCCAGATAATTGTCAACCGGAAGCAGTGGAAAATGCTATCCAAGAATTAAAGCAAATTAATCCTAATTTTCATCTAGACGGAGCTTCTTGGACAAATCATATTAGTTGGGTTAAAGGATATGATAATGTTTTAAATCCTATGTATGAATTGAGTAGTTTATTTCATCAAAAATTTGATGAATTATTGCTCACAAACTCAGCAGCATCTATTACTAAACAAGCTGATTATCGTCAAGCACTGCTACATAATCTTTTACTGCAAACCAGCTGTTTTCGCTATTGGGGACAAGGTGCTTGGACAGATTATGCGCGGGAAATTTACCAACGTGGTAAAAATGTCCTAGCATAA
- a CDS encoding Uma2 family endonuclease — protein sequence MYATVTQPLTFAEFLAWDDGSGREFELLDGIPVPLSEPNANHEDLIQRLCAYLENHCQENNLPYVSRQSKQVRLKIASGEKEKSRKADIVIFAREEWQRMKTSSSSAAAYIPPPGIIEVVSNNWKDDYLTKLAEYEDLGVFEYIIIDYAAFGGIRFIGSPKQPTITIYQLEDGEYLPPKVFQGQDRIDSKLFPNIPLTAEQIFAMSR from the coding sequence ATGTACGCAACCGTTACACAACCACTGACTTTTGCGGAGTTTCTGGCCTGGGATGATGGTTCAGGCAGAGAGTTTGAACTATTAGATGGGATTCCTGTGCCATTATCAGAACCAAATGCTAATCATGAGGATTTAATTCAGAGGCTGTGTGCTTACTTAGAAAATCACTGCCAAGAAAATAATCTACCTTACGTGTCGCGCCAGTCTAAGCAGGTTCGGCTCAAAATAGCATCAGGAGAAAAGGAAAAAAGCCGCAAAGCAGATATTGTGATCTTTGCTAGGGAGGAATGGCAGAGAATGAAAACTAGCTCTAGTTCTGCTGCTGCTTACATTCCCCCACCAGGAATCATTGAAGTTGTTAGTAATAACTGGAAAGATGACTATCTGACAAAGCTGGCAGAATATGAGGATTTGGGTGTTTTCGAGTATATTATCATAGACTATGCTGCTTTCGGTGGCATTCGGTTTATTGGTTCTCCCAAGCAACCGACTATTACAATCTACCAACTTGAAGATGGAGAATATTTACCGCCAAAGGTATTTCAAGGACAGGATAGAATTGATTCTAAATTGTTTCCTAATATTCCCCTAACGGCAGAACAAATTTTTGCTATGAGTCGCTGA
- the pds gene encoding 15-cis-phytoene desaturase, with protein sequence MRVAIAGAGLAGLSCAKYLTDAGYTPIVLESRDVLGGLVAAWQDSDGDWYETGLHAFFGAYPNMLQLLKELGIEDRLQWKEHTLIFNQPEKPGTYSRFDVPDIPSPFNVIASILRNQDMLTWEQKIRFAVGLLPAVVRGQKYVEEMDKYSFLEWLERQGVDERVTSDVFIAACKALTFINPDEVSSTILLTALNRFLQERYGSKIAFLDGSPTTRLCQPIVDYITERGGQVRLNAPLKEILLNPDGTVKAFVLRGLNGEPDELLTADCYVSAMSVDAIKVMLPQAWQQMEFFQKLQGLEGVPVINLHLWFDRKLTEIDHLLFSRSPLLSVYADMSNTCREYANPDRSMLELVLAPAKDWIAKSDEEIVAATMTELEKLFPDHFGGENPTKLLKYHVVKTPRSVYKATPGRQQYRPTQVTPIANFYLAGSYTMQRYLGSMEGAVLSGKLTAQAICESLPVANASNLQTLTRPPATNAATV encoded by the coding sequence ATGCGAGTAGCGATCGCGGGTGCTGGACTAGCAGGACTTTCCTGCGCGAAATATCTCACAGACGCAGGTTACACCCCCATCGTCTTGGAAAGCCGGGACGTATTGGGCGGTCTTGTGGCCGCGTGGCAAGACTCGGACGGCGACTGGTACGAAACTGGGTTACACGCCTTTTTCGGTGCATATCCCAATATGCTCCAGTTACTCAAAGAATTGGGCATTGAAGACCGACTTCAGTGGAAAGAACACACACTGATTTTTAATCAACCAGAAAAACCAGGAACATACTCCCGTTTTGATGTTCCGGATATTCCCTCACCATTCAACGTCATTGCATCGATTCTGCGTAACCAAGATATGTTGACTTGGGAGCAAAAGATTCGCTTTGCTGTAGGCCTACTTCCAGCCGTAGTCAGGGGTCAGAAGTACGTTGAGGAGATGGACAAATACAGTTTCTTAGAATGGTTGGAAAGGCAAGGTGTAGACGAACGAGTTACAAGCGATGTCTTTATCGCTGCGTGTAAAGCACTAACCTTTATTAACCCCGATGAAGTTTCATCAACAATCCTCTTAACTGCACTCAATCGCTTTCTCCAAGAGCGATATGGTTCTAAAATTGCCTTTTTGGATGGTTCACCAACAACAAGGCTATGCCAGCCCATCGTCGATTACATCACAGAACGTGGTGGACAAGTGCGATTAAATGCCCCTTTAAAAGAAATTTTGCTCAACCCTGATGGTACAGTGAAAGCATTCGTCTTGCGGGGGTTAAATGGGGAACCAGATGAATTACTCACAGCAGACTGTTATGTGTCAGCCATGTCAGTTGACGCAATAAAAGTCATGTTGCCCCAAGCTTGGCAGCAAATGGAATTTTTCCAGAAGTTGCAAGGTTTGGAAGGTGTGCCAGTAATTAACCTCCATCTATGGTTTGATCGGAAATTAACAGAAATTGATCACCTGCTATTTTCGCGATCGCCCCTCCTCAGCGTATATGCTGATATGAGCAACACTTGTCGTGAGTATGCTAATCCAGATCGCTCAATGCTAGAACTAGTTCTGGCTCCAGCTAAAGATTGGATTGCCAAATCTGACGAGGAAATTGTGGCTGCAACTATGACAGAGTTGGAAAAACTATTCCCCGATCATTTTGGGGGAGAAAACCCCACCAAGTTGCTGAAATATCATGTGGTGAAAACACCACGCTCAGTATATAAAGCCACTCCTGGTCGTCAACAATACCGCCCCACACAAGTTACGCCCATTGCTAACTTCTATCTGGCAGGAAGTTACACCATGCAACGTTACTTAGGAAGTATGGAAGGAGCCGTACTTTCTGGTAAGCTGACAGCGCAGGCGATTTGTGAATCGCTGCCAGTGGCAAATGCCTCAAACCTGCAAACGCTAACCCGACCGCCTGCAACGAATGCTGCAACTGTCTGA